The Neoarius graeffei isolate fNeoGra1 chromosome 7, fNeoGra1.pri, whole genome shotgun sequence genome includes a region encoding these proteins:
- the LOC132888515 gene encoding zinc finger BED domain-containing protein 4-like → MKRAMDQLGVPSLGCFAHTLQLVVQQGLLAQRAVSDAIANGRKIVTHFKHSPKACAELEDVEDELNIEPKRLQQDVKTRWSSTKMMIDSLVHCKRALQSYASDSNSNLPATLNGNQWSLLEKTATVLKPFQELTAEVSATSATAADVIPSVRVLTRFLENESEEHRGIQTMKATLLDAVHTRFYLVEKEPLYAVATMLDPRYKDKFFTNATNLDQAKEALKVEVMKMDQELKTMPSGEGVAEAETARQTTGMEAGSSTSSLGSFFDEILEESCTAGLSEEQQITPGALFQLESYLSEPPLGRKSNPFHYWRDNQARLPTLAATAAKFLSAPCTSVESERLFSTVSLIIDKHRSRLTPEHLEMLVFVKKNFPSMLGLQSGQTVEGSV, encoded by the exons ATGAAAAGGGCAATGGATCAGCTTGGGGTGCCCAGCCTGGGATGTTTTGCGCACACCTTACAGCTCGTTGTCCAACAAGGTCTATTGGCACAGCGAGCTGTAAGCGATGCCATTGCCAACGGGAGAAAAATAGTGACCCACTTCAAACACTCCCCCAAGGCCTGCGCTGAACTCGAAGATGTTGAGGACGAGTTGAATATTGAACCGAAGCGTTTACAACAGGACGTAAAGACCAGATGGAGCAGTACGAAAATGATGATCGACAGCCTGGTGCATTGTAAGCGGGCACTGCAGTCCTATGCATCGGATAGTAACAGCAATCTGCCAGCCACGTTAAATGGAAACCAATGGTCGCTGCTAGAGAAAACGGCGACAGTCCTTAAACCCTTCCAAGAGCTGACAGCCGAGGTCAGTGCAACTTCCGCCACAGCAGCCGATGTTATCCCATCTGTCCGCGTGCTGACACGCTTTCTGGAGAATGAGAGCGAAGAACACAGAGGTATTCAAACCATGAAGGCCACATTACTTGATGCGGTTCACACACGTTTTTACCTTGTGGAAAAGGAACCCCTCTATGCCGTGGCAACAATGCTAGATCCACGCTATAAAGACAA GTTCTTCACCAATGCTACCAACCTGGATCAGGCAAAGGAAGCACTAAAGGTAGAGGTGATGAAAATGGACCAAGAACTGAAAACTATGCCCTCTGGAGAAGGTGTGGCTGAGGCTGAGACAGCAAGACAAACAACAGGAATGGAGGCTGGAAGCTCAACCAGCAGCCTGGGCAGCTTCTTTGACGAGATACTGGAGGAGAGCTGCACAGCAGGTCTGTCTGAGGAGCAGCAGATCACCCCAGGGGCACTGTTTCAGTTGGAGAGCTACCTCAGTGAGCCTCCACTTGGGCGCAAGAGCAATCCTTTTCACTACTGGAGAGACAATCAGGCTCGACTACCCACCCTGGCAGCAACAGCAGCCAAGTTCCTCAGTGCTCCTTGCACCAGCGTTGAGAGTGAGAGGCTTTTTAGCACAGTCTCACTCATCATTGATAAACACAGGAGCAGGCTGACACCTGAGCATCTTGAAATGCTTGTCTTTGTAAAAAAGAATTTCCCCAGCATGCTCGGACTGCAGTCAGGGCAAACAGTTGAAGGGAGTGTGTAG